A single Perognathus longimembris pacificus isolate PPM17 chromosome 17, ASM2315922v1, whole genome shotgun sequence DNA region contains:
- the LOC125365338 gene encoding keratin-associated protein 9-8-like: MTNCCSPCCQPTCCRTTCCRTTCWRPTCVTSCCQPCCQPSCGGSSCCQPCCQTTCCTTRFRPTCVSSCCSTPCCQPCCCVSSCCQPCCQPRCCESSCCQPRCCESSCCQPCCESSCCQPCCQPSCCQPVCSGPVYCTRTCYYPTCVCVPGCLSQGCGSSCCQPCSC; this comes from the coding sequence ATGACCAACTGCTGCTCCCCTTGCTGCCAGCCCACCTGCTGCAGGACCACCTGCTGCAGGACCACCTGCTGGAGACCCACCTGTGTGAccagctgctgccagccctgctgccagcccagctgcGGCGGCTCCAGCTGCTGCCAGCCTTGCTGCCAAACCACCTGCTGCACAACCCGCTTCAGACCCACCTGTGTGAGCAGCTGCTGCAGCACaccctgctgccagccctgctgctgcgtgtccagctgctgccagccctgctgccaGCCCCGCTGCTGCGAGTCCAGCTGCTGCCAGCCCCGCTGCTGTGAGTccagctgctgccagccctgctgtgagtccagctgctgccagccctgctgccagcccagctgctgcCAGCCAGTTTGCTCTGGACCTGTGTACTGTACAAGAACCTGCTACTACCCTACATGCGTCTGTGTGCCTGGTTGTCTGTCCCAGGGCTGTGGATccagctgctgccagccctgTAGCTGCTGA
- the LOC125365336 gene encoding keratin-associated protein 9-8-like, producing MTNCCSPCCQPTCCRTTCCRTTCWRPTCVTSCCQPCCQPSCGGSSCCQPCCQTTCCTTRFRPTCVSSCCSTPCCQPCCCVSSCCQPCCQPRCCESSCCQPRCCESSCCQPCCQSSCCQPCCQPCCQSSCCQPVCSGPVYCTRTCYYPTCVRVPGCLSQGCGSSCCQPCSC from the coding sequence ATGACCAACTGCTGCTCCCCTTGCTGCCAGCCCACCTGCTGCAGGACCACCTGCTGCAGGACCACCTGCTGGAGACCCACTTGTGTGAccagctgctgccagccctgctgccagcccagctgcGGCGGCTCCAGCTGCTGCCAGCCTTGCTGCCAAACCACCTGCTGCACAACCCGCTTCAGACCCACCTGTGTGAGCAGCTGCTGCAGCACaccctgctgccagccctgctgctgtgtgtccagctgctgccagccctgctgccaGCCCCGCTGCTGCGAGTCCAGCTGCTGCCAGCCCCGCTGCTGCGAGTCCAGCTGCTGCCAGCcttgctgccagtccagctgctgccagccttgctgccagccctgctgccagtccagctgctgCCAGCCAGTTTGCTCTGGACCTGTGTACTGTACAAGAACCTGCTACTACCCTACATGCGTCCGTGTGCCTGGTTGTCTGTCCCAGGGCTGTGGATCCAGTTGCTGCCAGCCCTGTAGCTGCTGA
- the LOC125366269 gene encoding keratin-associated protein 9-8-like — MTNCCSPCCQPTCCRTTCCRTTCWRPTCVTSCCQPCCQPCCQTTCCTTRFRPTCVSSCCSTPCCQPCCCVSSCCQPCCQPRCCESSCCQPCCCQPCCQPSCCQPICSGPVYCTRTCYYPTCVRVPGCLSLGCGCTCF, encoded by the coding sequence ATGACCAACTGCTGCTCCCCTTGCTGCCAACCCACCTGCTGCAGGACCACCTGCTGCAGGACCACCTGCTGGAGACCCACCTGTGTGAccagctgctgccagccctgctgccagccctgctgccaAACCACCTGCTGCACAACTCGCTTCAGACCCACCTGTGTGAGCAGCTGCTGCAGCACaccctgctgccagccctgctgctgtgtgtccagctgctgccagccctgctgccaGCCCCGCTGCTGCGAGTccagctgctgccagccctgctgctgccaaccctgctgccagcccagctgctgcCAGCCAATTTGCTCTGGACCTGTGTACTGTACAAGAACCTGCTACTACCCCACATGTGTCCGTGTGCCTGGCTGCCTGTCCCTGGGCTGCGGATGCACCTGTTTCTAA